A stretch of the Corylus avellana chromosome ca6, CavTom2PMs-1.0 genome encodes the following:
- the LOC132184332 gene encoding uncharacterized protein LOC132184332, with product MSPPTEHEEEEEEEEEEEKVDLSGSEDDDALDEDMEALRRACMLTGRNPNDLNNPSTSAANGDYSAGPADSDSDDDLELARNIQNRFSISSALCETLSLEPLSSLPPATSDEDDDFETLLAIQRRFSSHATDMLKRGIGGSLKKPEQVHASSLSLEKETTSTLFVNRANSCEGFTDAEDFCNTRPLDDNDGGIKPSGFVESHQSDSCKSSILPLKKSCFPKSAILLLDAIKKNRSSQKFFRSKLIQLEARIEENKKLKEHVKILKDFQASCRKITGRALSQKKDPRVQLISAKETWASKDSKANDKRLSPMCYGPAENSHVANYRMAITNFPLSLERKKWSKVETENLVKGIRQQFQAMVLQISRDHTLECTAIASGSENSSEDSNDLDMILASTKDLEVHPEMIGEFLPKVNWEQLASMYFVGRSGAECQGRWLNCEDPLINHNPWTAKEDKNLLLLVQEKGINNWFDIAASLGTNRTSFQCLARYQRSLNASMLKSEWTKDEDAQLRAAVEVFGENDWQSVASALERRTGNQCSNRWKKSLHPTRGRVGKWVADEDKRLKVAAMLFGPKNWNKIAQFVPGRTQAQCRERWVNSLDPSLNWDEWTEEEDSRLKAAIAEHGHCWTKVAACVPPRTDNQCRRRWKKLLPHEVPLLQEARRIQKAALISNFVDRESERPALCQSDFLPLPLICSVSEPENVNPCSKRKGGLRKIRAKECEQQSQASSGTIKKKKYSKPHSRRKKCTEPVADKLSLPLHPESFESGTTNGDCIEAAIDNTSYMGRNQNSTWSSGKLMLSGITNDAEHPLDHMSCLDSTLLSITNGEVVDSSNGHFCTGKRRAKLQSKRKKCMELAEDSHSFSSHPESLEYRRTKGEDVGSSFVDKETRVLKRQKRRKRSNKPLVEGPIVTVPCQQDGLEISTCDNISSKQILGTGDQNDITLACFLRNKSKKRRLEVAKNANQASSPSTLKMGADSVPNEVDKLGDGNQILSTQGGEPRTHCHVENPDKLLPGIQDLVQGQKNAGLQEPVSINLDGDPEESYDITLACFLRKKLKKR from the exons ATGTCTCCTCCCACAGaacacgaagaagaagaagaagaagaggaagaagaagaaaaagttgatCTCTCCGGGAGCGAAGACGACGATGCTTTGGACGAGGACATGGAAGCCCTGAGGCGAGCCTGCATGCTCACGGGAAGAAACCCTAACGACCTCAACAATCCCTCCACGTCCGCCGCCAACGGAGACTACTCCGCCGGCCCCGCCGATTCCGACTCCGATGACGACCTCGAATTGGCCCGAAATATTCAGAACCGGTTCTCGATCTCGTCCGCTCTTTGCGAGACCCTGTCCTTGGAGCCTCTGTCTTCTCTCCCGCCCGCCACCTCGGACGAGGACGACGATTTCGAAACGCTCCTCGCAATTCAGCGACGGTTTTCGTCCCACGCTACCG ATATGTTGAAACGTGGAATTGGGGGTTCGTTAAAGAAACCTGAGCAGGTTCATGCCTCTAGTCTATCCTTGGAGAAGGAAACTACTAGTACTTTGTTTGTAAATAGAGCTAATTCTTGTGAAGGGTTTACAGATGCTGAAGATTTTTGTAACACCCGTCCATTGGATGACAATGATGGTGGGATTAAGCCTTCTGGTTTCGTTGAGAGCCATCAATCAGATTCTTGTAAGTCATCTATCTTGCCACTTAAAAAGTCTTGCTTCCCAAAGTCTGCAATTTTGCTACTTGATGCCATTAAGAAGAATAGATCCAGTCAGAAGTTCTTCCGAAGTAAGTTGATCCAGTTAGAAGCGAGAATTGAGGAAAACAAAAAGCTGAAGGAGCATGTTAAAATCCTTAAAGACTTCCAGGCTTCTTGCAGAAAAATAACTGGGCGAGCATTATCCCAGAAAAAGGATCCACGTGTCCAGTTAATTTCAGCAAAAGAAACGTGGGCTTCGAAGGATTCAAAG GCTAATGATAAACGGCTTTCTCCCATGTGTTATGGTCCAGCAGAGAACTCTCATGTTGCTAATTATAGAATGGCGATTACTAACTTTCCACTTTCCTTAGAAAGGAAGAAATGGTCAAAGGTAGAAACGGAAAATCTTGTAAAGGGAATAAGGCAACAATTTCAAGCAATGGTGCTTCAAATTTCAAGAGATCATACCTTGGAATGCACAGCAATCGCAAG TGGTTCAGAGAATTCTTCGGAAGATTCAAATGATTTGGATATGATCCTCGCATCAACTAAAGATCTTGAAGTTCACCCAGAAATGATTGGGGAGTTTCTGCCCAAGGTTAATTGGGAGCAATTGGCTTCCATGTATTTTGTTGGTCGCTCCGGTGCTGAATGTCAAGGAAG GTGGTTGAACTGTGAAGATCCCTTAATCAACCACAATCCTTGGACAGCTAAAGAGGACAAGAATCTTTTGTTACTTGTCCAAGAAAAAGGGATCAATAACTGGTTTGATATTGCTGCATCACTGGGGACAAACAGGACCTCATTTCAGTGCTTGGCACGTTATCAAAGGAGTTTAAATGCTTCTATGCTAAAAAGCGAGTGGACTAAGGATGAGGATGCTCAACTTCGTGCGGCTGTAGAGGTTTTTGGTGAGAACGATTGGCAGTCTGTGGCTTCTGCTTTGGAAAGACGGACCGGTAACCAGTGCTCTAACAG GTGGAAAAAATCACTTCACCCAACCAGGGGAAGAGTGGGGAAGTGGGTTGCAGATGAAGACAAACGCCTCAAAGTAGCTGCGATGCTCTTTGGGCCGAAAAATTGGAATAAGATTGCTCAATTTGTGCCTGGTCGAACTCAAGCGCAATGTAGAGAAAG GTGGGTCAATAGTTTAGATCCTTCATTGAATTGGGATGAGTGGACTGAAGAAGAGGATTCCAGGTTGAAAGCAGCTATAGCAGAACATGGACATTGCTGGACTAAAGTTGCTGCATGTGTGCCTCCACGTACAGATAATCAGTGCCGAAG GAGATGGAAGAAGCTGCTTCCACATGAAGTGCCCTTGCTTCAAGAGGCCAGAAGAATACAGAAAGCTGCTCTTATATCCAACTTTGTAGATCGGGAGTCAGAACGTCCTGCCCTTTGCCAGAGTGACTTTCTTCCATTGCCACTTATTTGTTCAGTATCAGAACCAGAAAATGTAAATCCTTGCAGTAAAAGGAAGGGAGGATTAAG GAAGATCAGAGCCAAGGAATGTGAACAACAATCTCAAGCTTCTTCTGGTactataaagaagaaaaagtattCTAAACCACATTCAAGGAGAAAGAAATGTACCGAACCAGTTGCAGACAAACTGAGTCTTCCGTTGCACCCAGAAAGTTTTGAATCAGGGACAACTAATGGCGATTGTATAGAGGCTGCTATTGATAATACTTCATATATGGGGAGAAACCAGAATTCAACATGGTCTTCTGGGAAGTTGATGTTGTCAGGAATCACTAATGATGCTGAACATCCTCTTGATCACATGTCATGTCTGGATTCGACATTGTTAAGCATAACCAATGGTGAAGTGGTTGATTCATCGAATGGACATTTTTGTACAGGGAAGAGGAGAGCTAAACTACAGTCAAAACGGAAAAAATGTATGGAGTTGGCGGAAGATAGTCACAGTTTCTCGTCACATCCTGAAAGTTTGGAGTACAGGAGAACTAAAGGCGAAGATGTTGGAAGCAGCTTTGTGGATAAGGAAACTAGAGTTTTAAAGAggcaaaaaagaaggaaaagaagtaATAAGCCATTAGTGGAAGGCCCCATTGTAACTGTTCCTTGTCAACAAGATGGCCTCGAAATCTCAACATGTGATAACATTTCTTCTAAGCAGATTTTAGGGACAGGAGATCAAAATGACATTACGCTCGCTTGCTTTCTTCGCAACAAATCAAAGAAGAGAAGGCTTGAAGTTGCCAAAAATGCAAATCAGGCTAGCTCTCCATCTACTCTGAAAATGGGTGCTGATTCAGTTCCCAATGAAGTAGATAAACTTGGTGATGGAAACCAAATCCTATCCACACAAGGTGGGGAACCTCGTACACACTGTCATGTTGAAAATCCTGATAAATTGTTGCCTGGTATACAAGATCTTGTCCAAGGGCAGAAGAATGCTGGTCTCCAAGAACCAGTGAGCATCAATCTAGATGGTGATCCTGAAGAGAGTTATGATATTACACTTGCTTGCTTTCTgcgaaagaaattgaaaaagaggTGA
- the LOC132184182 gene encoding alpha-dioxygenase 2 isoform X1 produces MAIFSLFSSSFIHPQLHHIAAKMTLLDTFLFYVVHVVDKLGIWHRLPVLLGLAYLGIRRHLHQRYNLLHVGGINGRKYSTEEFSYRTADGTCNHPGDDTIGSQGTFFGRNMPPATTPYGLLEPHPTVVASKLLGRKKFIDNGKQFNMVACSWIQFMIHDWIDHLEDTQQVELRAPDEFSSGCPLKSFKFFKTKTVSAGSPNLKIGSLNTRTPWWDGSVIYGNNKDGMRRVRTFKDGKLKITQEGLLQHDEKGVPISGDVRNCWAGFSLLQALFVKEHNAVCDMLKVHYPDLDDEQLYRHARLVTSAVIAKVHTIDWTVELLKTDTLLAGMRINWYGFMGKRFKDLFGHILGAVLSGLVGLRQPKDHGVPYSLTEEFVSVYRMHSLLPDNFELRDIKSCSTAEDKCPPILEQVPMRELVGIEGEKRLSTIGMEQMLVSMGHQSCGEVTLWNYPSWMRNLVAHDINGEERPDPVDMATLEIYRDRERGVARYNEFRRNLLMIPISKWEDLTDDEEVVQALHEVYGDDVEKLDLLVGLHAEKKIKGFAISETAFFIFLLIASRRLEADRFFTTNFNTKTYTQKGLEWVNKTETLKDVIDRHFPEMTRKWMRCSSAFSVWDSMPTPANYIPLYLRPTP; encoded by the exons ATGGCAatattctctctattttcttcctCCTTCATCCACCCTCAACTTCACCATATCGCCGCCAAGATGACTCTCCTCGACACTTTCTTGTTCTAT GTTGTCCATGTCGTGGACAAGCTGGGGATATGGCACAGGCTCCCGGTCCTTCTCGGGCTTGCTTATCTGGGGATTAGAAGGCATTTGCACCAACGTTATAATCTGTTGCACGTCGGAGGCATCAACGGTCGGAAATACAGCACGGAAGAGTTTAGCTACCGGACCGCCGATGGAACATGCAACCACCCCGGCGACGACACAATCGGCAGCCAAGGAACCTTTTTCGGCCGGAATATGCCTCCGGCGACTACACCATATGGG CTGCTAGAGCCTCATCCAACAGTAGTAGCATCAAAACTTTTGGGGAGGAAAAAGTTCATAGACAATGGGAAGCAATTCAACATGGTAGCCTGCTCATGGATACAGTTCATGATTCATGATTGGATTGATCATTTGGAGGACACTCAACAG gtTGAATTGAGAGCTCCTGATGAATTTTCAAGTGGGTGTCCCTTGAAGTCTTTCAAGTTTTTCAAGACCAAAACAGTTTCTGCAGGTTCACCTAATCTAAAGATTGGTTCTTTGAACACAAGGACTCCTTGGTG GGATGGGAGTGTAATATATGGCAATAACAAGGATGGCATGAGAAGAGTTAGAACATTCAAAGATGGAAAGTTGAAGATCACACAAGAGGGGCTGCTTCAGCATGATGAGAAAGGTGTTCCTATTTCAGGTGATGTTCGAAATTGCTGGGCTGGATTTTCCCTCCTACAAGCCCTATTTGTCAAAGAGCACAATGCTGTATGTGATATGCTAAAA gTACATTACCCTGATCTGGATGATGAGCAGCTCTATAGGCATGCAAGATTGGTTACCTCTGCTGTCATTGCTAAAGTCCACACCATTGATTGGACTGTTGAACTCCTGAAGACTGATACTCTTCTGGCAGGGATGAGGATAAACTG GTATGGATTTATGGGGAAGAGATTTAAGGATTTGTTTGGACATATACTGGGAGCAGTGCTGAGTGGATTGGTTGGTCTTAGGCAGCCAAAAGATCATGGAGTTCCCTATTCATTGACAGAAGAGTTTGTAAGCGTTTACAGAATGCATTCACTTCTACCAGATAATTTTGAGCTTAGGGACATCAAGTCTTGTTCAACTGCAGAAGATAAATGCCCTCCTATACTAGAACA GGTGCCAATGAGGGAATTGGTGGGTATTGAAGGAGAGAAAAGACTATCAACAATCGGAATGGAACAAATGCTTGTATCAATGGGTCATCAGTCCTGTGGAGAAGTCACATTATGGAACTATCCTTCATGGATGAGAAACCTTGTAGCCCATGACATCAATGGGGAAGAGAGACCAGATCCAGTTGATATGGCCACCTTGGAAA TTTATAGGGACAGAGAGAGGGGAGTTGCTAGGTATAACGAGTTCAGAAGGAATTTATTGATGATTCCTATTAGTAAGTGGGAAGATTTGACAGATGATGAAGAAGTTGTTCAAGCCCTCCATGAAGTGTATGGAGATGATGTGGAGAAGCTTGATTTGCTAGTCGGTTTACATGCTGAGAAGAAGATCAAAGGCTTTGCCATCAGTGAGACTGCTTTTTTCATCTTCCTACTAATCGCTTCAAG AAGGCTAGAGGCTGATCGTTTTTTCACGACGAATTTCAACACCAAAACATACACACAGAAAGGCCTAGAATGGGTTAACAAGACTGAGACCTTGAAGGATGTGATTGATCGGCACTTCCCTGAAATGACTAGGAAATGGATGAGGTGTTCCAGTGCATTCTCGGTGTGGGACTCCATGCCAACTCCAGCTAACTACATACCCCTCTACTTACGACCAACTCCCTAA
- the LOC132184182 gene encoding alpha-dioxygenase 2 isoform X2, whose protein sequence is MAIFSLFSSSFIHPQLHHIAAKMTLLDTFLFYVVHVVDKLGIWHRLPVLLGLAYLGIRRHLHQRYNLLHVGGINGRKYSTEEFSYRTADGTCNHPGDDTIGSQGTFFGRNMPPATTPYGLLEPHPTVVASKLLGRKKFIDNGKQFNMVACSWIQFMIHDWIDHLEDTQQVELRAPDEFSSGCPLKSFKFFKTKTVSAGSPNLKIGSLNTRTPWWDGSVIYGNNKDGMRRVRTFKDGKLKITQEGLLQHDEKGVPISGDVRNCWAGFSLLQALFVKEHNAVCDMLKVHYPDLDDEQLYRHARLVTSAVIAKVHTIDWTVELLKTDTLLAGMRINWYGFMGKRFKDLFGHILGAVLSGLVGLRQPKDHGVPYSLTEEFVSVYRMHSLLPDNFELRDIKSCSTAEDKCPPILEQVPMRELVGIEGEKRLSTIGMEQMLVSMGHQSCGEVTLWNYPSWMRNLVAHDINGEERPDPVDMATLEIYRDRERGVARYNEFRRNLLMIPISKWEDLTDDEEVVQALHEVYGDDVEKLDLLVGLHAEKKIKGFAISETAFFIFLLIASRLEADRFFTTNFNTKTYTQKGLEWVNKTETLKDVIDRHFPEMTRKWMRCSSAFSVWDSMPTPANYIPLYLRPTP, encoded by the exons ATGGCAatattctctctattttcttcctCCTTCATCCACCCTCAACTTCACCATATCGCCGCCAAGATGACTCTCCTCGACACTTTCTTGTTCTAT GTTGTCCATGTCGTGGACAAGCTGGGGATATGGCACAGGCTCCCGGTCCTTCTCGGGCTTGCTTATCTGGGGATTAGAAGGCATTTGCACCAACGTTATAATCTGTTGCACGTCGGAGGCATCAACGGTCGGAAATACAGCACGGAAGAGTTTAGCTACCGGACCGCCGATGGAACATGCAACCACCCCGGCGACGACACAATCGGCAGCCAAGGAACCTTTTTCGGCCGGAATATGCCTCCGGCGACTACACCATATGGG CTGCTAGAGCCTCATCCAACAGTAGTAGCATCAAAACTTTTGGGGAGGAAAAAGTTCATAGACAATGGGAAGCAATTCAACATGGTAGCCTGCTCATGGATACAGTTCATGATTCATGATTGGATTGATCATTTGGAGGACACTCAACAG gtTGAATTGAGAGCTCCTGATGAATTTTCAAGTGGGTGTCCCTTGAAGTCTTTCAAGTTTTTCAAGACCAAAACAGTTTCTGCAGGTTCACCTAATCTAAAGATTGGTTCTTTGAACACAAGGACTCCTTGGTG GGATGGGAGTGTAATATATGGCAATAACAAGGATGGCATGAGAAGAGTTAGAACATTCAAAGATGGAAAGTTGAAGATCACACAAGAGGGGCTGCTTCAGCATGATGAGAAAGGTGTTCCTATTTCAGGTGATGTTCGAAATTGCTGGGCTGGATTTTCCCTCCTACAAGCCCTATTTGTCAAAGAGCACAATGCTGTATGTGATATGCTAAAA gTACATTACCCTGATCTGGATGATGAGCAGCTCTATAGGCATGCAAGATTGGTTACCTCTGCTGTCATTGCTAAAGTCCACACCATTGATTGGACTGTTGAACTCCTGAAGACTGATACTCTTCTGGCAGGGATGAGGATAAACTG GTATGGATTTATGGGGAAGAGATTTAAGGATTTGTTTGGACATATACTGGGAGCAGTGCTGAGTGGATTGGTTGGTCTTAGGCAGCCAAAAGATCATGGAGTTCCCTATTCATTGACAGAAGAGTTTGTAAGCGTTTACAGAATGCATTCACTTCTACCAGATAATTTTGAGCTTAGGGACATCAAGTCTTGTTCAACTGCAGAAGATAAATGCCCTCCTATACTAGAACA GGTGCCAATGAGGGAATTGGTGGGTATTGAAGGAGAGAAAAGACTATCAACAATCGGAATGGAACAAATGCTTGTATCAATGGGTCATCAGTCCTGTGGAGAAGTCACATTATGGAACTATCCTTCATGGATGAGAAACCTTGTAGCCCATGACATCAATGGGGAAGAGAGACCAGATCCAGTTGATATGGCCACCTTGGAAA TTTATAGGGACAGAGAGAGGGGAGTTGCTAGGTATAACGAGTTCAGAAGGAATTTATTGATGATTCCTATTAGTAAGTGGGAAGATTTGACAGATGATGAAGAAGTTGTTCAAGCCCTCCATGAAGTGTATGGAGATGATGTGGAGAAGCTTGATTTGCTAGTCGGTTTACATGCTGAGAAGAAGATCAAAGGCTTTGCCATCAGTGAGACTGCTTTTTTCATCTTCCTACTAATCGCTTCAAG GCTAGAGGCTGATCGTTTTTTCACGACGAATTTCAACACCAAAACATACACACAGAAAGGCCTAGAATGGGTTAACAAGACTGAGACCTTGAAGGATGTGATTGATCGGCACTTCCCTGAAATGACTAGGAAATGGATGAGGTGTTCCAGTGCATTCTCGGTGTGGGACTCCATGCCAACTCCAGCTAACTACATACCCCTCTACTTACGACCAACTCCCTAA